A single genomic interval of Pithys albifrons albifrons isolate INPA30051 chromosome 11, PitAlb_v1, whole genome shotgun sequence harbors:
- the LOC139676751 gene encoding keratin-associated protein 16-1-like: MGKCHRPVVCEPSQCPCPLCGFPLVPAPLPARCVSPPYQPRCPRTAGRAPGPVCGCPSVCVGASSPCMFPLSAHPAVYEPPVLSPLCVRPSVPTPLCASPSVPSPCVFPLSAHPGVCEPLGARPGVCSPSVPTPLCMSPPFSPRCVSPSVPSPLCVSPSVPTPLCVSPSVPSPLCVSPSVPSPLCVSPSVPTPLCEPLGARPGVCSLSVPSPVCVFPLSAHPAVCEPPVLSPLCEPLSAHPSVCEHPVLSPLCEPLSALPAVCVPPQCPPRCV, encoded by the exons ATGGGGAAA TGCCACCGGCCTGTTGTCTGtgagccctcccagtgcccctgcCCGCTGTGTGGGTTCCCCCTCGTGCCCGCCCCACTCCCGGCCCGGTGTGTGAGCCCCCCGTAccagccccgctgcccccgcacCGCCGGCCGCGCTCCCGGCCCGGTGTGTGGGTGCCCCTCGGTATGTGTGGGCGCCTCCAGCCCG TGTATGttccccctcagtgcccaccccgcTGTGTATGAGCCCCCCGTTCTCTCCCCGCTGTGTGTGAggccctcagtgcccaccccgcTGTGTGCgagcccctcagtgccctcccCG TGTGTGttccccctcagtgcccaccccggTGTGTGCGAGCCCCTCGGTGCTCGTCCCGGTGTGTGttccccctcagtgcccaccccgcTGTGTATGAGTCCCCCGTTCTCTCCCCGCTGTGtgagcccctcagtgccctcccCGCTGTGTGtgagcccctcagtgcccaccccgcTGTGTGtgagcccctcagtgccctcccCGCTGTGTGtgagcccctcagtgccctcccCGCTGTGTGtgagcccctcagtgcccaccccgcTGTGTGAGCCCCTCGGTGCCCGTCCCGGTGTATGTTCCCTCTCAGTGCCCTCCCCGGTATGTGTGttccccctcagtgcccaccccgcTGTGTGTGAGCCCCCCGTTCTCTCCCCGCTGTGcgagcccctcagtgcccacccctcTGTGTGTGAGCACCCCGTTCTCTCCCCGCTGTGCgagcccctcagtgccctcccCGCTGTGTGTGttccccctcagtgcccaccccgcTGTGTGtga